Proteins encoded in a region of the Triticum dicoccoides isolate Atlit2015 ecotype Zavitan chromosome 3A, WEW_v2.0, whole genome shotgun sequence genome:
- the LOC119266751 gene encoding plastidic glucose transporter 4-like, producing the protein MMRCAVRGGGAHVVIGERRSPSSSPGGSGGRSVVRMSEGRGGLCCGGVRSRAADLAGLEMGRPSAGAAGLFRSPRYGRVRATASADPEDIPSDKLQAKSSGSVLPYVGVACLGAILFGYHLGVVNGALEYLSKDLGIAENAVLQGWVVSTTLAGATVGSFTGGALADKLGRTRTFILDAIPLAVGAFLSATAQDVRTMIIGRLLAGIGIGISSALVPLYISEISPTEIRGALGTINQLFICIGILAALVAGLPLAQNPAWWRTMFGISVVPSILLALGMAVSPESPRWLFQQGKISQAEAAIKKLYGKEKVTEVMYDLKASGQGSNEPDASWFDLFSKRYWKIVSVGAALFLLQQLAGINAVVYYSTSVFRSAGIASDVAASALVGAANVFGTMIASSLMDKQGRKSLLITSFSGMAASMLLLSLSFTWKALAPYSGTLAVVGTVLYVLSFALGAGPVPALLLPEIFASRIRAKAVALSMGMHWVSNFFIGLYFLSVVNKFGISTVYLGFASVCALAVLYIAGNVVETKGRSLEEIERELSPPNKADANAFLVSDQ; encoded by the exons ATGATGCGGTGCGCCGTGAGGGGCGGCGGTGCTCACGTCGTCATCGGCGAGCGGaggtcgccgtcgtcgtcgcccggCGGCAGCGGCGGAAGGAGCGTCGTGCGGATGTCGGAGGGCCGCGGCGGGCTCTGCTGCGGCGGCGTGAGGTCGCGCGCGGCGGATCTCGCGGGGCTCGAGATGGGCAGGCCCAGCGCCGGCGCCGCGGGGCTCTTCCGGAGCCCGCGCTACGGCCGCGTGCGCGCCACCGCCTCAG CTGACCCCGAGGATATTCCATCTGACAAGCTTCAAGCTAAATCATCTGGGAGTGTTCTGCCGTACGTTGGCGTTGCTTGCTTGGGGGCAATTCTGTTTGGCTACCATCTTGG TGTGGTCAATGGCGCGCTTGAATATCTCTCGAAAGATCTTGGGATTGCTGAAaatgctgtgttacaag GATGGGTGGTTAGCACAACCCTGGCTGGCGCGACAGTAGGTTCTTTTACTGGAGGGGCTTTGGCTGATAAATTAGGGAGAACACGGACATTTATCCTAGATGCCATCCCTCTTGCTGTAGGCGCATTCTTGAG TGCAACAGCTCAAGATGTCCGTACAATGATTATTGGTCGATTACTTGCTGGGATTGGTATTGGGATCTCTTCCGCTCTTGTGCCGCTTTACATATCTGAG atctcACCAACTGAAATACGTGGAGCACTTGGTACGATTAATCAACTTTTTATCTGCATTGGAATTCTTGCAGCTTTGGTAGCTGGATTGCCATTAGCACAAAATCCTGCATG GTGGAGGACAATGTTTGGAATTTCAGTAGTTCCATCTATTTTGCTGGCTCTAGGAATGGCTGTTTCACCTGAAAGCCCTCGCTGGCTATTCCAG CAAGGAAAGATTTCTCAAGCGGAAGCAGCTATAAAAAAATTGTATGGGAAAGAGAAGGTTACTGAAGTTATGTATGACCTAAAGGCTAGTGGGCAAGGATCTAATGAGCCAGATGCCAGCTGGTTTGATCTATTCAGCAAACGCTATTGGAAAA TTGTGAGCGTGGGAGCGGCACTGTTTTTGTTGCAGCAACTTGCTGGCATAAATGCTGTTGTGTACTACTCTACATCAGTGTTCCGCAGTGCAGGCATTGCATCTGATGTTGCAGCGAGTGCTCTTGTTGGTGCTGCCAATGTTTTTG GCACCATGATTGCATCTTCACTGATGgacaagcaagggaggaagagCCTTCTCATAACAAGCTTTTCTGGAATG GCGGCGTCGATGTTACTCTTGTCATTGTCCTTCACCTGGAAGGCTTTGGCACCTTATTCTGGCACTCTTGCTGTTGTTGGCACTGTCCT GTATGTGCTGTCATTCGCTCTTGGAGCTGGCCCTGTTCCAGCTTTGCTCCTTCCTGAAATATTTGCCTCCAGAATAAGGGCCAAGGCTGTAGCATTATCAATGGGCATGCACTGG GTATCCAACTTCTTCATCGGCCTGTACTTCCTGAGCGTCGTCAACAAGTTTGGAATCAGCACCGTGTACTTGGGATTCGCGTCCGTGTGTGCTCTCGCGGTCCTGTACATTGCCGGGAATGTGGTCGAGACCAAGGGGCGATCCCTGGAAGAGATTGAGCGGGAGCTAAGCCCGCCCAATAAAGCCGATGCTAATGCTTTCTTGGTGAGTGATCAATGA
- the LOC119266752 gene encoding uncharacterized protein LOC119266752 isoform X2: protein MGAPSYRLAAAVTGPSGAEAEFLLVRQLPPPSPPGGEEEGEYGRYVDSDLYDLPSAPLRRLAEGKPARPGVAVAGAEADGSLDLSRLDVPAALDQILSQLGLTNAMCGEWRLLKHIVEAEFGPDAGVNTVLVITPLESKPEALQDSCKWMTKEGARELLSDVKTGDTRIGPYVHAGFVKSELSSNCTTDSTLVSQEYPPGITLVPMKSSTLRPFRTTNLVVIQATSGTCGSKRPDYFACGDALLIDPGCCSQVHTELADLVNSLPKKLLVLVTHHHNDHVEGLSVVQRCNPDAVLLTHENTMKRIGKGNWSTGYTAVTGGESICIGDQELQVIFAPGHTDGHMGLLHVNTNALIVGDHCVGHGSAILDNRAGGNMKDYFQTTYKFLEISPHVLIPMHGRINLWPKHMLCGYLKNRKAREASILQSIENGAQTLFDIVSKTYCDVDRKLWIPASFNVRLHVDHLNSQQKLPKDFSLEMFSGSCDEFMSSLQQ, encoded by the exons ATGGGCGCCCCCTCGTACCGGCTCGCGGCGGCGGTCACGGGCCCCTCGGGCGCCGAGGCCGAGTTCCTCCTCGTCCGGCAGCTGCCCCCGCCGTCCCCGCCCGggggcgaggaggagggggagtaCGGGCGCTACGTCGACAGCGACCTCTACGACCTCCCGTCGGCGCCGCTGCGGCGCCTCGCGGAGGGGAAGCCGGCCCGGCCGggcgtcgccgtcgccggcgcGGAGGCGGACGGCTCCCTCGACCTCTCGCGCCTCGACGTCCCCGCCGCCCTCGATCAG ATTTTGAGCCAATTGGGCCTGACGAATGCAATGTGCGGGGAGTGGAGGCTCCTCAAGCATATTGTGGAAGCAGAGTTTGGCCCGGACGCGGGCGTCAACACGGTGCTCGTCATCACGCCGCTCGAGTCGAAACCGGAGGCATTGCAAG ACTCCTGTAAATGGATGACCAAGGAGGGTGCTCGGGAATTGCTTTCTGACGTGAAAACCGGTGATACTCGAATTGGGCCCTATGTGCACGCTGGATTTGTGAAATCGGAGCTATCGTCAAATTGTACCACTGACTCCACATTGGTCTCCCAG GAGTACCCTCCTGGAATAACCCTTGTACCAATGAAGAGTAGTACCTTACGGCCATTTCGTACGACTAATCTCGTGGTAATACAAGCAACCAGTGGTACATGCGGATCGAAGCGCCCTGATTATTTTGCTTGTGGTGATGCTTTACTGATAGATCCTGGATGTTGCTCACAGGTTCATACAGAG CTTGCAGATCTTGTCAATTCCCTTCCAAAGAAGTTATTGGTCCTTGTTACACATCATCATAATGATCATGTTGAGG GTCTTTCGGTTGTTCAGAGATGCAATCCTGATGCTGTTCTTTTGACACATGAAAACACGATGAAGCGCATAGGGAAAG GGAACTGGTCAACCGGCTATACTGCTGTGACTGGTGGTGAAAGCATATGCATAGGTGACCAAGAACTGCAAGTCATTTTTGCTCCT GGTCATACAGATGGTCATATGGGGCTTCTCCATGTCAATACCAATGCACTAATTGTCGGAGATCATTGCGTAGG GCATGGAAGTGCAATATTGGACAATAGAGCTGGTGGCAACATGAAG GACTACTTCCAAACCACATACAAATTCTTGGAGATATCGCCACACGTGCTAATTCCAATGCATGGAAGAATCAACCTATGGCCCAAGCATATGCTTTGTGGATATCTCAA GAATCGAAAGGCTAGAGAAGCCTCCATTCTGCAATCCATAGAGAATGGTGCTCAAACTTTGTTTGATATAGTTTCAAAGACTTACTGTGATGTAGACAGGAAATTATGGATTCCTGCGTCCTTTAATGTTCGCCTTCATGTTGATCATCTGAACTCTCAACAGAAACTTCCCAAG GATTTCTCCTTAGAAATGTTCAGTGGAAGTTGCGATGAATTTATGTCTAGCCTGCAGCAGTGA
- the LOC119266752 gene encoding uncharacterized protein LOC119266752 isoform X1: MGAPSYRLAAAVTGPSGAEAEFLLVRQLPPPSPPGGEEEGEYGRYVDSDLYDLPSAPLRRLAEGKPARPGVAVAGAEADGSLDLSRLDVPAALDQILSQLGLTNAMCGEWRLLKHIVEAEFGPDAGVNTVLVITPLESKPEALQDSCKWMTKEGARELLSDVKTGDTRIGPYVHAGFVKSELSSNCTTDSTLVSQEYPPGITLVPMKSSTLRPFRTTNLVVIQATSGTCGSKRPDYFACGDALLIDPGCCSQVHTELADLVNSLPKKLLVLVTHHHNDHVEGLSVVQRCNPDAVLLTHENTMKRIGKGNWSTGYTAVTGGESICIGDQELQVIFAPGHTDGHMGLLHVNTNALIVGDHCVGHGSAILDNRAGGNMKDYFQTTYKFLEISPHVLIPMHGRINLWPKHMLCGYLKNRKAREASILQSIENGAQTLFDIVSKTYCDVDRKLWIPASFNVRLHVDHLNSQQKLPKDFSTEKFESSCGAHFIFRWGVAYAQARSSPALIIAASALAAGGLAIVYALRRSNVNQP; the protein is encoded by the exons ATGGGCGCCCCCTCGTACCGGCTCGCGGCGGCGGTCACGGGCCCCTCGGGCGCCGAGGCCGAGTTCCTCCTCGTCCGGCAGCTGCCCCCGCCGTCCCCGCCCGggggcgaggaggagggggagtaCGGGCGCTACGTCGACAGCGACCTCTACGACCTCCCGTCGGCGCCGCTGCGGCGCCTCGCGGAGGGGAAGCCGGCCCGGCCGggcgtcgccgtcgccggcgcGGAGGCGGACGGCTCCCTCGACCTCTCGCGCCTCGACGTCCCCGCCGCCCTCGATCAG ATTTTGAGCCAATTGGGCCTGACGAATGCAATGTGCGGGGAGTGGAGGCTCCTCAAGCATATTGTGGAAGCAGAGTTTGGCCCGGACGCGGGCGTCAACACGGTGCTCGTCATCACGCCGCTCGAGTCGAAACCGGAGGCATTGCAAG ACTCCTGTAAATGGATGACCAAGGAGGGTGCTCGGGAATTGCTTTCTGACGTGAAAACCGGTGATACTCGAATTGGGCCCTATGTGCACGCTGGATTTGTGAAATCGGAGCTATCGTCAAATTGTACCACTGACTCCACATTGGTCTCCCAG GAGTACCCTCCTGGAATAACCCTTGTACCAATGAAGAGTAGTACCTTACGGCCATTTCGTACGACTAATCTCGTGGTAATACAAGCAACCAGTGGTACATGCGGATCGAAGCGCCCTGATTATTTTGCTTGTGGTGATGCTTTACTGATAGATCCTGGATGTTGCTCACAGGTTCATACAGAG CTTGCAGATCTTGTCAATTCCCTTCCAAAGAAGTTATTGGTCCTTGTTACACATCATCATAATGATCATGTTGAGG GTCTTTCGGTTGTTCAGAGATGCAATCCTGATGCTGTTCTTTTGACACATGAAAACACGATGAAGCGCATAGGGAAAG GGAACTGGTCAACCGGCTATACTGCTGTGACTGGTGGTGAAAGCATATGCATAGGTGACCAAGAACTGCAAGTCATTTTTGCTCCT GGTCATACAGATGGTCATATGGGGCTTCTCCATGTCAATACCAATGCACTAATTGTCGGAGATCATTGCGTAGG GCATGGAAGTGCAATATTGGACAATAGAGCTGGTGGCAACATGAAG GACTACTTCCAAACCACATACAAATTCTTGGAGATATCGCCACACGTGCTAATTCCAATGCATGGAAGAATCAACCTATGGCCCAAGCATATGCTTTGTGGATATCTCAA GAATCGAAAGGCTAGAGAAGCCTCCATTCTGCAATCCATAGAGAATGGTGCTCAAACTTTGTTTGATATAGTTTCAAAGACTTACTGTGATGTAGACAGGAAATTATGGATTCCTGCGTCCTTTAATGTTCGCCTTCATGTTGATCATCTGAACTCTCAACAGAAACTTCCCAAG GACTTCTCAACGGAAAAGTTTGAATCGAGCTGCGGAGCACATTTCATATTTCGGTGGGGCGTGGCGTATGCCCAAGCCAGGAGCTCACCCGCCCTCATCATCGCGGCAAGTGCCCTCGCCGCTGGTGGTCTGGCAATTGTGTATGCCCTCAGAAGGAGCAACGTCAACCAGCCCTAG